Proteins encoded by one window of Fibrobacter sp. UWT2:
- a CDS encoding tetratricopeptide repeat protein, protein MSIKSNHIFLLPTVYFLLLLLSALHVHAAEDYFFKANELYDQGKFKESVPLYRAAIDEGRYEPFAWFNLGNAMVQLDRKQVAMVAYKRTVELLPTFEKAWMLLGDLYYLGGDVGEAIAAYNRAIELGVESDHVHFALAECYLKGRDWTLAQKNFERALQLNPDRMDAWYGLAEVYEKLGDYEYAIKTLQNALQMTATAGADVHFTMAYYYRSMDSTRQSLNEMENGILMDPENVSARRYLAQMYVQNNSPWMAIFTLEEGLRHNKGKADLNLDLGQIYFTQKRYDEAFDCYMKAWVAGNSQGRIGAENVGHVFSNAGDTEKAESLYKRIREKK, encoded by the coding sequence TTGTCAATTAAATCTAATCACATCTTCCTACTTCCTACTGTCTACTTCCTACTGCTTTTGCTTTCCGCGTTGCATGTCCATGCCGCTGAAGACTACTTCTTTAAGGCGAATGAACTTTACGATCAGGGTAAGTTTAAGGAATCGGTGCCGCTGTACCGTGCGGCGATTGATGAAGGTCGCTACGAACCGTTTGCCTGGTTCAACTTGGGCAATGCTATGGTGCAGCTGGACCGCAAGCAGGTGGCAATGGTCGCTTACAAGCGTACGGTAGAACTTCTGCCGACTTTTGAAAAGGCCTGGATGCTCCTCGGCGATCTTTACTACTTGGGTGGTGATGTGGGCGAGGCCATTGCGGCTTACAATCGCGCCATTGAACTTGGCGTGGAATCGGATCATGTGCATTTTGCCTTGGCGGAATGCTACCTCAAGGGCCGTGACTGGACTCTTGCTCAGAAGAATTTTGAACGCGCCCTGCAGCTGAACCCGGACCGTATGGATGCGTGGTATGGCCTTGCTGAAGTTTATGAAAAATTGGGCGACTATGAATACGCCATCAAGACTCTTCAGAATGCATTGCAGATGACCGCTACTGCGGGCGCCGATGTTCACTTTACGATGGCTTATTACTACCGCAGCATGGATTCCACGAGGCAATCCTTGAACGAAATGGAAAACGGAATCTTGATGGATCCGGAAAATGTTTCGGCACGCCGCTACTTGGCGCAAATGTATGTGCAGAACAATTCTCCGTGGATGGCGATCTTCACGCTTGAAGAAGGACTTCGCCACAATAAGGGCAAGGCGGATTTGAACCTTGATTTGGGACAGATTTACTTTACCCAGAAACGCTATGACGAAGCGTTCGATTGCTACATGAAGGCTTGGGTGGCTGGGAATTCGCAGGGGCGCATCGGTGCCGAAAACGTAGGCCACGTATTCTCGAATGCGGGCGATACCGAAAAAGCCGAAAGCCTGTACAAGCGCATTCGCGAGAAAAAGTAG
- a CDS encoding sugar MFS transporter produces the protein MLLLVVIYAAFIGLGLPDTVLGAAWPVMQLDLNAPLSAAGLLSIIVSVGTIVSSLWTPALLRLMGTGKLVFASIALTAVASFGYGFSTTFWMMCLFAVPMGIGAGAIDVAMNNFAAIYLESKHTSWLHASWGVGACLGPALFSISVVTGVGWRGAYDMVALLLAVIAVMMLITLPIWKKTEKRGESQQAPAVKDISLWAALKVPGMKLSFWVFFFYSSLEISTSLWCGTYLVARGFEPEIGAIAVSLMFASVMIGRILSGFFAIKFTDMRLVHAGIAIVVLGCLVLVLPLPLWFTPVCICLLGLGCAPVYPSLIHATPARFGEELSGRAISIQMAGSYVGSILMPPAFGLVAIKTSVIVWPVALALFVGCLLLCVCLLDYVTRKKLHNAFATERIKDILHQVEKMAELRRRLRKERRRERRKNKLKQARIKRKLDRH, from the coding sequence TTGCTTTTACTCGTTGTCATATATGCGGCCTTTATTGGCCTAGGGCTTCCTGATACAGTGCTTGGGGCTGCATGGCCCGTGATGCAGCTTGACCTGAATGCGCCTCTTTCGGCGGCGGGGCTCTTGTCGATTATCGTCAGTGTGGGAACGATTGTTTCGAGTTTGTGGACGCCCGCGCTTTTGCGCCTGATGGGAACGGGTAAGCTTGTTTTTGCGAGTATTGCGCTTACGGCGGTGGCTTCGTTTGGTTACGGATTTTCGACGACATTTTGGATGATGTGCCTGTTTGCGGTTCCTATGGGAATCGGGGCGGGCGCGATTGATGTCGCGATGAACAATTTTGCTGCCATTTATTTGGAATCGAAACACACGAGTTGGCTGCATGCCAGCTGGGGCGTGGGTGCGTGCCTTGGCCCGGCTCTGTTTTCGATTTCGGTGGTGACTGGTGTCGGCTGGCGTGGTGCCTATGACATGGTCGCCTTGCTGCTTGCGGTGATTGCCGTGATGATGCTTATAACGCTCCCGATTTGGAAAAAGACGGAAAAGCGTGGTGAATCGCAGCAGGCGCCTGCGGTAAAGGATATCTCGCTGTGGGCGGCGCTCAAGGTGCCTGGAATGAAGCTTTCTTTCTGGGTGTTCTTCTTTTATTCGTCGCTTGAAATTTCCACAAGCCTTTGGTGCGGTACTTACTTGGTGGCTCGTGGCTTTGAACCAGAAATCGGGGCAATCGCGGTTTCGCTCATGTTTGCCTCTGTCATGATTGGGCGCATTCTAAGCGGCTTTTTCGCTATCAAGTTTACGGATATGCGCTTGGTGCATGCGGGTATTGCCATCGTGGTGCTCGGCTGTCTTGTTCTGGTATTACCTTTGCCGCTCTGGTTTACGCCAGTGTGTATTTGCCTGCTTGGGCTCGGTTGCGCTCCGGTGTATCCCTCACTCATTCATGCGACCCCAGCGCGATTTGGCGAAGAACTTTCGGGCCGCGCGATTAGTATTCAAATGGCAGGCTCTTATGTGGGCTCTATTCTGATGCCGCCAGCGTTTGGACTTGTAGCGATTAAGACATCTGTGATTGTGTGGCCGGTGGCGCTTGCGTTATTTGTGGGCTGCCTTTTGCTGTGTGTTTGCTTGCTCGATTATGTGACGCGAAAAAAGTTACATAATGCTTTCGCGACCGAGCGAATCAAGGACATTTTGCACCAGGTCGAGAAAATGGCGGAACTGCGCCGAAGGCTCCGTAAGGAACGCCGCCGTGAACGCCGTAAAAACAAGCTGAAACAAGCGCGAATCAAACGAAAGCTGGACCGGCATTAA